In Paenibacillus guangzhouensis, a single window of DNA contains:
- a CDS encoding DUF3626 domain-containing protein, which translates to MNLSSSQAAALAFVSDYAMQRREKARHTIHEILHMSNIDHDCYENAVAMMKSHARIALHFHPDRLDPTDQTVAEALLEQGVYKSQFETMLSSGSVSAYPGGQRDLWEDRLFGGAYQREGVTNSERPKYGALDVMRHADGPAPRFGSCYFLLSPKVSYRSTYTYMDSHQNPVQKGTYAAFDDIMAALLEEIFLRDSALGEQGIRPKPFIENLQSNRMEGFVDPSGRGPSRNLNHYIEAQVHGDIRLQDDVEILVADPSFQGTPIEVTLKQISSRYSIVLYWHQGFALSLDEVPADFRGPAMPALARRIGRDGYIDTCMIGAAAKELKRHPDVWRDRGTYAEVLQELKLIWHVLVKYGRPLHRVKA; encoded by the coding sequence ATAAATCTGTCATCATCACAAGCGGCTGCATTAGCGTTCGTGTCTGATTATGCGATGCAGCGGAGAGAGAAGGCCCGTCACACCATTCACGAAATTTTGCATATGTCTAATATCGATCATGACTGTTACGAAAATGCTGTAGCGATGATGAAATCGCATGCGAGGATTGCACTGCACTTTCACCCCGATCGGTTGGACCCTACAGATCAGACTGTTGCAGAGGCGCTATTGGAGCAAGGTGTATATAAGAGCCAATTTGAGACGATGCTGTCGAGTGGCAGCGTGTCTGCCTACCCTGGTGGACAACGTGATTTGTGGGAGGACAGACTATTTGGCGGCGCTTATCAGCGGGAGGGTGTAACGAATAGCGAACGTCCCAAATATGGCGCACTTGATGTGATGCGGCATGCAGATGGCCCCGCACCACGGTTTGGTTCATGTTATTTCCTTTTATCGCCGAAGGTGTCATATCGTAGCACTTATACGTATATGGATTCGCATCAAAATCCTGTTCAAAAAGGAACCTATGCCGCATTCGATGATATCATGGCGGCACTATTAGAGGAGATCTTCTTAAGAGATTCCGCCTTAGGTGAACAAGGTATACGCCCAAAGCCATTCATCGAGAATCTGCAATCGAATAGGATGGAAGGTTTCGTAGATCCTTCGGGCCGCGGGCCAAGTCGCAATCTTAATCATTATATTGAAGCTCAAGTGCATGGCGATATCCGACTGCAGGACGATGTGGAAATTCTCGTAGCGGATCCTTCCTTCCAGGGAACGCCGATCGAAGTCACACTGAAGCAGATCAGTTCTCGATATTCCATTGTTCTCTATTGGCATCAGGGCTTTGCGCTGTCATTGGATGAGGTGCCTGCTGATTTTAGAGGTCCAGCGATGCCTGCATTGGCGCGGCGAATCGGACGAGACGGATATATTGATACATGTATGATCGGGGCTGCTGCTAAGGAACTGAAGCGTCATCCGGATGTCTGGCGTGATCGCGGGACTTATGCGGAAGTTCTTCAGGAATTAAAGCTCATATGGCATGTATTGGTCAAGTATGGGCGGCCGCTTCACAGGGTCAAGGCATGA
- a CDS encoding LysR family transcriptional regulator, producing MNLIKYEIFSKVVECKSLTKAGERLNLTQSAVSHAISSLERDVGLSLLIRNRSGVQLTNNGERLIVHIREILQMNEKLNQEIAAIKGIERGTVRIGTFSSVSIQWLPGILKQFQEQFPLIDIKLVDGSYVEIEESVLAGISDLGFVNLPTTNPILEVIPLHQDRMMCVLPKDHPLHHQSTIRINQIRDEPFIMPIAGCDNDIKRIFNQHNIVPSIKFELEDDQAILAMVQSGLGISMLPELILSSLPDEVCIRPLEGAHYRSIGIAVKSLRDCSPAAQKMIECICHWVVK from the coding sequence ATGAATCTGATCAAATACGAGATCTTCAGCAAAGTGGTTGAATGTAAGAGTCTAACCAAGGCTGGAGAGCGATTAAATCTCACCCAATCCGCCGTAAGTCATGCGATTTCGAGCTTGGAACGAGATGTCGGACTCAGCCTCTTGATTCGGAATCGATCAGGCGTACAGTTAACCAACAATGGGGAACGCCTAATTGTACATATCCGCGAGATATTGCAGATGAATGAGAAGTTGAACCAAGAGATCGCAGCGATTAAAGGGATTGAGCGAGGCACCGTGAGGATCGGCACCTTCTCCAGTGTATCGATTCAGTGGCTGCCAGGAATTCTGAAGCAATTTCAAGAACAATTTCCATTGATCGATATTAAGTTAGTCGATGGTAGCTACGTTGAGATCGAGGAATCTGTTCTGGCAGGCATTTCGGATTTAGGGTTCGTGAATTTACCGACAACGAATCCGATTTTAGAAGTCATCCCTCTGCATCAGGATCGGATGATGTGTGTTTTGCCTAAAGACCATCCCTTGCATCATCAATCCACAATACGAATAAATCAAATCAGGGATGAGCCTTTCATTATGCCGATCGCGGGATGTGACAATGATATTAAGCGGATTTTCAACCAGCATAACATCGTACCCTCAATCAAGTTCGAATTAGAGGATGACCAAGCGATCTTAGCGATGGTGCAGAGCGGATTAGGGATCAGCATGCTGCCGGAATTAATTCTTTCTAGTCTCCCCGATGAGGTGTGCATTCGCCCATTGGAGGGAGCACATTATCGTTCAATCGGCATTGCGGTCAAATCGTTGAGAGATTGTTCACCCGCTGCTCAGAAAATGATTGAATGCATATGCCATTGGGTCGTAAAATAA
- a CDS encoding carbohydrate ABC transporter permease encodes MTKNPYKIKEPIGDRVFLSVVYVILAIVVMALLYPFVYVVSVSISEPAEVIAGKVTFFPKGFDLGAFKTMINHPIFFTAYKNTILYTVLGTFFTLFFTAITAYPLSKDKFQMRSFISKVYLVTMFFGGGMIPTYLAYKSLHILDTIWVMVLPGALSAWNIILMRSFFRNIPESLSESAYIDGATDPQILVKIILPLSKPILATIGLFTAVGIWNGYFNALLYLNDTEKYPLQMILRSILVAATFNPSEKDAYAQLNHSATESLKMASIVITTLPIMCIYPFIQKYFVKGLMVGSIKG; translated from the coding sequence ATGACAAAAAATCCTTACAAAATCAAAGAACCAATAGGAGATCGGGTCTTTCTTTCCGTTGTATACGTTATTTTGGCTATTGTTGTCATGGCTTTGCTCTATCCCTTTGTTTACGTTGTGTCTGTGTCGATTAGCGAACCAGCAGAAGTTATTGCGGGGAAAGTTACTTTTTTTCCAAAAGGGTTTGACCTAGGTGCATTCAAGACCATGATCAACCATCCTATTTTTTTCACGGCATATAAAAACACGATTTTGTACACGGTCCTGGGAACATTTTTCACCTTGTTTTTCACCGCTATAACCGCATATCCACTGTCCAAAGATAAGTTTCAAATGCGTTCATTTATCTCCAAGGTGTACCTTGTAACCATGTTTTTTGGTGGCGGTATGATTCCAACCTATCTGGCTTATAAGTCCCTTCATATTTTAGACACCATATGGGTTATGGTTCTTCCAGGGGCGTTATCCGCATGGAACATTATTCTCATGAGATCCTTCTTTAGGAATATACCTGAAAGTCTAAGTGAATCCGCTTACATTGATGGGGCCACGGATCCTCAAATCTTAGTAAAAATCATTTTGCCACTTTCCAAGCCAATCCTGGCAACCATCGGCTTATTTACAGCTGTTGGCATTTGGAATGGATATTTCAATGCGTTGCTTTACTTAAATGATACCGAAAAGTACCCTTTGCAGATGATTTTAAGAAGTATATTGGTAGCTGCAACCTTCAATCCAAGTGAAAAAGACGCTTATGCTCAATTAAATCACTCGGCAACGGAATCTTTGAAAATGGCATCCATTGTCATCACGACCCTTCCTATTATGTGTATTTATCCTTTTATTCAAAAGTACTTTGTCAAGGGTCTTATGGTCGGCTCAATAAAAGGATAA
- a CDS encoding AraC family transcriptional regulator, which produces MNVLENMNNALRYVEEHLTQEIDFREVARIAMCSEYHFKRMFSFLAGVPLSEYIRRRRLTLATFELNDQHNRVIDIALKYGYESPDSFTRAFQALHGITPSESRTRGQSLKLYPPMTFQLTIQGGNEMNYRIEEKEAFRIIGIQKRVPIIFHGVNPEIAAMWSSLDNDKIQELKSLSNIAPHGLLSASTNFSEERMEEKGELDHYIGVATTHPCPSHLSNLDVASSTWAVFEAVGPFPETLQNVWGRIYSEWLPSSSYELARGPEILWNEQKDVTSPKFRSEIWIPVVKQS; this is translated from the coding sequence ATGAATGTGCTGGAGAATATGAATAACGCATTACGTTATGTGGAGGAGCACTTAACGCAAGAGATCGACTTCAGAGAAGTTGCAAGAATCGCGATGTGCTCGGAATACCATTTTAAGCGTATGTTCTCATTTCTTGCCGGGGTACCGCTATCAGAATATATCCGCCGGAGACGATTGACGCTTGCCACATTTGAGTTGAACGATCAGCACAACCGAGTTATCGATATTGCGCTGAAATATGGATATGAGTCGCCTGATTCGTTTACACGAGCTTTTCAAGCATTGCATGGGATTACGCCATCGGAGTCTAGAACTCGAGGTCAATCACTCAAATTGTACCCTCCTATGACCTTTCAGTTAACCATTCAAGGAGGTAATGAAATGAATTATCGGATTGAGGAGAAAGAGGCGTTTCGTATCATTGGGATCCAGAAAAGAGTACCGATTATATTCCATGGCGTGAATCCGGAAATTGCGGCGATGTGGAGCAGTTTGGACAACGATAAGATTCAGGAACTTAAAAGCCTGTCCAATATCGCGCCACACGGGTTGCTCAGCGCATCCACGAATTTCTCTGAAGAGCGGATGGAGGAGAAGGGAGAGCTCGATCATTATATTGGCGTGGCTACAACGCATCCCTGTCCATCACATCTGTCCAACCTTGATGTTGCATCCTCCACGTGGGCTGTTTTTGAAGCAGTCGGACCTTTTCCAGAGACGCTTCAGAACGTATGGGGTCGCATCTATTCGGAATGGCTCCCGTCTTCGAGCTATGAACTGGCCCGTGGGCCAGAGATCTTATGGAACGAACAGAAAGATGTTACGTCGCCAAAGTTTCGCAGCGAAATATGGATACCTGTCGTGAAACAATCATAG
- a CDS encoding extracellular solute-binding protein: MKRFLVLFVATMMLFAAGCSSSKPSESTKNTEPSQTSDPNAAEQKISEKPIEVSWFFMANTPYTGDEEIFKTIQKYTNIKIKPISVARADYTQKLNTMLASGSLPDLITLSRDNADRYGPQGAFLDLTPYMEAGKLDNYKAMMEKYPPAMDLTRSPNGKFYGAPRIYDVPYRADEVMLGRTDIFAKNNLSTKFETFDDLYNTLVQLKKLYPDSYPYFVRWGTNHLIANQAYFRGTYTSFYLDSEGQKYLFGPESQAYKDTLVYLKKLYSEGLLNPNFATITDDEWDEMLATGKGLVTFDYPQAGDEIVSRMGSKIPQGFEFTAMLQPAYNNKRVGTSVLSGYYQSYKVISNQTKYKDELVNFLNWLYSPQGTDAMQFGIEGESYQKNSDGTVKFLKDFQTPATPNGTIKNSGLNDQSLFGVVNQAAINTFELNGAAMKKSVAFLEENHAFGKAVFDAKFSDTNEKKEYTDLKTAIDTYVEEASVNVIIGKQSIDTWDSQVIPQVKKLGSDRALELINKAYDETFKK, from the coding sequence GTGAAAAGATTTTTGGTCTTATTTGTAGCTACCATGATGTTGTTTGCTGCAGGGTGCAGCAGCAGCAAGCCAAGCGAATCTACCAAAAACACAGAGCCGTCACAGACGTCAGACCCTAATGCCGCCGAACAAAAAATTAGCGAAAAACCCATTGAAGTTTCTTGGTTTTTTATGGCTAATACCCCATACACTGGCGACGAAGAAATATTTAAGACCATTCAAAAGTACACCAATATTAAAATCAAACCGATTAGCGTAGCCCGTGCAGACTATACACAAAAATTGAACACCATGTTAGCCTCTGGATCACTACCAGATTTGATTACGTTATCAAGAGATAATGCGGACCGTTATGGTCCACAAGGAGCATTCTTAGATTTAACGCCTTATATGGAAGCAGGGAAGCTTGATAATTACAAAGCGATGATGGAAAAATATCCACCTGCCATGGATCTGACTCGTTCGCCTAACGGCAAATTTTATGGCGCCCCAAGAATCTATGATGTGCCATATCGCGCCGACGAAGTTATGTTAGGTAGGACTGATATCTTTGCAAAAAACAATCTATCCACGAAGTTCGAAACGTTCGACGATTTATACAATACCTTAGTTCAATTGAAGAAGCTTTACCCAGATTCTTACCCCTATTTTGTAAGATGGGGTACGAATCACTTAATCGCTAACCAAGCTTACTTTAGAGGAACGTACACCTCTTTTTATCTTGATTCAGAGGGGCAAAAATATTTATTCGGTCCAGAAAGCCAAGCTTACAAGGATACGTTGGTTTACTTGAAAAAATTGTATTCCGAAGGCTTGTTAAATCCAAACTTTGCTACGATTACAGATGATGAATGGGATGAAATGTTAGCTACAGGCAAAGGTTTAGTGACCTTTGACTACCCACAAGCTGGCGACGAGATTGTTAGTCGAATGGGAAGCAAAATTCCACAGGGCTTTGAATTTACGGCAATGCTTCAACCTGCTTACAACAATAAAAGAGTGGGTACCTCTGTTTTGAGCGGCTATTACCAAAGTTATAAAGTGATTTCAAACCAAACGAAATACAAAGATGAATTGGTTAATTTTCTAAATTGGTTGTACAGCCCGCAAGGTACCGATGCCATGCAATTTGGTATCGAAGGCGAATCTTATCAAAAGAATTCGGATGGTACTGTGAAATTTTTGAAGGATTTTCAAACGCCTGCTACGCCAAATGGCACCATTAAGAATTCGGGGCTAAACGACCAAAGCCTTTTCGGTGTTGTCAATCAAGCGGCTATTAATACGTTTGAGTTAAATGGTGCTGCTATGAAAAAATCGGTAGCATTTTTGGAAGAAAACCACGCCTTTGGCAAGGCAGTCTTTGATGCGAAATTTAGCGATACGAATGAGAAAAAAGAATATACCGACCTCAAAACGGCGATTGATACCTATGTAGAGGAAGCTTCGGTAAACGTGATTATCGGTAAGCAAAGCATTGATACCTGGGATTCACAAGTGATACCACAGGTTAAAAAACTTGGCTCTGACCGAGCTCTGGAGCTAATCAATAAAGCCTATGATGAGACTTTTAAGAAATAA
- a CDS encoding glycoside hydrolase N-terminal domain-containing protein, which translates to MKRLSYSKAAMHWTEALPLGNGRIGAMHFGGVGEDPRKAGLLNRPTVICP; encoded by the coding sequence ATGAAACGTTTGTCATACAGCAAGGCTGCGATGCACTGGACGGAGGCATTACCGCTTGGCAATGGAAGAATAGGCGCCATGCATTTTGGCGGCGTAGGGGAGGACCCAAGGAAGGCCGGACTCTTGAACCGACCAACGGTTATCTGTCCTTGA
- a CDS encoding antibiotic biosynthesis monooxygenase family protein, giving the protein MNNEDPAKKSHYAVIFTSQRTEGDNGYHAMADQMSELASKQPGFLGVDSVRDASGTGITISYWDSLEAIRHWKQVESHLVAQERGKQEWYEHYEVKICKVERAYSSEKRAHDKRDA; this is encoded by the coding sequence ATCAACAATGAAGATCCAGCCAAGAAATCACATTATGCCGTAATTTTTACAAGTCAACGTACAGAAGGAGATAATGGCTACCATGCCATGGCAGATCAAATGTCGGAACTAGCCTCGAAGCAGCCTGGTTTTCTAGGTGTAGATAGTGTAAGGGATGCCTCAGGCACGGGGATTACCATCTCGTATTGGGACAGTCTTGAGGCCATTCGCCATTGGAAACAAGTAGAATCCCATCTCGTAGCCCAGGAGCGCGGCAAGCAGGAATGGTATGAGCACTATGAGGTCAAGATTTGCAAAGTAGAAAGAGCGTATTCTTCTGAAAAGCGTGCCCATGACAAAAGAGACGCCTAG
- a CDS encoding phosphotransferase produces the protein MQRNVMMSENPIHVQIQKLCAMLRIGELTDAPEAVSGGFLHRMYSITTSQGKYAIKALNPQIMQRPEAMQNFIRSERIAVRAASHVPALPAIQIDGVSIHEIDDQFYLVFPWVEGKCLRPSEVETVHCGQIGAILADIHAADFTALGVLQANSHIAIIDWDAYARMGQENQAAWVDQLLPIRDSLYAWNALAHHAEQFLAGDQVISHRDLDPKNVMWHLDKPMLIDWESAGSINPMQDLVETALYWSEDEQGSIDKNRFIVFIQSYKQKTEVVQTAWRKVLDYGYTGKLGWLEYNLKRSLNIACSDEEEQKMGTAQVIETIQALCRYADGIPEIERWLREH, from the coding sequence ATGCAAAGGAATGTTATGATGAGCGAGAATCCAATCCATGTACAAATTCAGAAATTATGTGCCATGCTGCGTATTGGTGAGCTGACAGATGCTCCCGAAGCGGTATCGGGCGGGTTCTTACACCGTATGTATTCGATAACGACCTCACAAGGTAAATATGCAATAAAGGCCCTAAATCCTCAAATTATGCAAAGACCTGAAGCGATGCAAAATTTCATCCGCTCAGAACGGATCGCTGTACGAGCAGCTAGCCATGTGCCAGCCTTACCGGCCATACAAATTGATGGTGTATCAATCCATGAAATCGACGATCAATTCTATCTCGTTTTTCCTTGGGTGGAGGGCAAGTGTCTTCGACCTAGTGAAGTAGAGACAGTTCATTGTGGGCAAATAGGTGCGATCCTCGCAGATATTCATGCTGCGGATTTCACTGCGTTAGGCGTATTACAAGCAAATTCTCATATAGCCATCATCGATTGGGATGCGTACGCTCGAATGGGGCAAGAAAACCAAGCAGCGTGGGTGGATCAACTCCTTCCTATCCGAGATTCATTGTATGCGTGGAATGCGCTAGCCCATCATGCAGAACAATTCCTTGCAGGAGATCAAGTCATTAGCCATAGGGATTTGGATCCTAAGAATGTGATGTGGCATCTTGATAAGCCTATGCTGATTGATTGGGAATCAGCAGGTTCCATCAATCCGATGCAAGATTTGGTTGAGACGGCATTATATTGGTCTGAAGATGAACAGGGTAGTATAGATAAGAATCGATTTATCGTGTTTATCCAGAGCTATAAACAGAAAACAGAGGTTGTTCAGACCGCTTGGCGCAAGGTGCTTGATTATGGTTATACGGGCAAATTAGGCTGGTTGGAATATAATTTGAAGCGGTCGTTGAACATTGCGTGTTCCGATGAAGAAGAGCAGAAGATGGGGACGGCGCAGGTCATCGAGACGATTCAGGCCCTTTGTCGATACGCTGATGGGATTCCTGAGATTGAACGTTGGTTGCGAGAACACTAA
- a CDS encoding ABC transporter permease — MSTTIGKISKKSFISKLNYDWKCNRFLLLMSFPGLIMIALFAYYPMVGIVTAFQNYSLFLGISGSEWIGFDNFIRFFKDPNFFRIIKNTFVLGSVNLLWAFPAPIILALLINEVIHPKMKRFIQTATYLPYFISVVVIVGIMKSIFSGNGIVNELLANFGVDPIQFFNESGYFRSLYVGSGIWQEIGYSSILYLAAITGIDAEMYEAAKMDGCSKFKQIIHITLPSLRPTIITLFILAIGGIISVGFDKILLMYSPATYDVADVISTYVYRKGIIDQDYGFSSAIGLFNSLVSIVFVFGANYFSRKLLKESLW, encoded by the coding sequence TTGTCGACGACTATCGGAAAAATATCTAAAAAGTCATTTATTTCTAAGTTAAATTACGATTGGAAATGTAACCGCTTTCTCCTGCTGATGTCGTTTCCAGGGTTAATCATGATTGCCTTGTTTGCTTATTATCCCATGGTAGGTATCGTAACTGCTTTTCAAAATTACAGTTTGTTTTTAGGGATTAGTGGCTCCGAATGGATTGGCTTTGACAACTTTATCCGATTTTTTAAAGATCCCAACTTTTTTAGAATTATAAAAAACACGTTTGTTCTTGGTTCTGTGAACTTGCTGTGGGCTTTTCCAGCACCTATTATTCTGGCTTTGTTGATTAACGAAGTGATACATCCCAAAATGAAGAGATTTATTCAAACCGCTACGTATTTACCTTATTTCATATCGGTTGTTGTCATTGTGGGCATTATGAAATCCATTTTTAGTGGTAATGGTATTGTAAATGAATTATTAGCCAATTTCGGAGTTGACCCGATCCAATTTTTTAACGAATCCGGTTACTTTAGAAGCTTGTATGTTGGCTCAGGCATTTGGCAGGAAATTGGTTATTCCAGCATACTCTACTTGGCGGCCATTACAGGGATTGACGCAGAAATGTATGAAGCGGCTAAGATGGATGGCTGTTCGAAGTTTAAACAGATTATTCACATCACCCTGCCCAGTCTCCGGCCGACCATCATTACTCTGTTCATTTTAGCTATTGGCGGTATTATCAGCGTTGGATTCGATAAAATTCTGTTAATGTATAGCCCTGCGACATATGATGTTGCCGATGTTATCTCTACTTATGTTTACCGCAAAGGTATTATCGACCAAGATTATGGCTTTTCAAGTGCGATTGGGTTGTTTAACAGCTTGGTTTCCATTGTTTTTGTATTCGGAGCAAACTATTTTTCCAGAAAACTTCTAAAGGAAAGTTTATGGTGA
- a CDS encoding ABC transporter ATP-binding protein produces MNMLHHFTAGNSRVLLKPVVYTTIANVVGIMPFVLLVEAVRLIFEPFMDPGMMLNTSRLWWICGLMFISLVLIYACEVPAYRTQFRNAYSAAVESRTRLAEHLRKLHLGYLDRRDPGDLTNMMMGDIAMIEQGISHLLPQMIGALIMPLIAIVSLLFIDWRMALALFAALPVAISLILLTSGLQRKLGSKHMRAKIDMANRLQEYLNGIRLIKSYNMTGERFERLDGSFREFMRQSIRTEGMLGPIVLSAIAFIRAGLTIMVIIGVYLLSDGHLDLITFVFFLVIGSRIFDPLSSALIRYAEFAYQKQAGERIVHLLEEPVMQGERQEPAGHDIEFQQVAFGYSDLQVLRDVNIRMPAGSLTALVGPSGSGKSTVLRLIARFYDPNHGKVTFGGEDIREVDPEALLRKVTMVFQDVYLFQDTIANNIRFGRNDATREEVEEAARLACCHEFIMKLPLGYDTPVGEGGSTLSGGEKQRISIARAILKNAPIVLLDEATASLDPENEAEIQQAINQLIQGRTVIVIAHRLKTIVNADNIVVLDKGQVVEQGRHAALVQSGGLYARLWGRQTKSNGWKITG; encoded by the coding sequence ATGAACATGTTGCATCATTTTACGGCAGGTAATTCACGGGTATTACTGAAGCCCGTCGTGTATACGACGATCGCGAATGTGGTTGGTATTATGCCGTTTGTACTACTGGTAGAAGCCGTGAGGCTAATTTTCGAGCCATTCATGGATCCTGGGATGATGCTAAATACGTCAAGACTTTGGTGGATCTGTGGTCTGATGTTTATTTCCTTAGTCCTGATCTACGCCTGTGAAGTGCCGGCTTATCGAACACAATTCCGAAATGCATATAGCGCTGCCGTGGAGAGTAGGACACGACTTGCTGAGCATTTGCGCAAATTGCATCTAGGTTATCTGGACCGGCGCGATCCAGGTGATCTAACCAATATGATGATGGGCGACATTGCGATGATTGAGCAGGGCATATCTCATCTCCTGCCGCAAATGATCGGGGCGCTCATCATGCCTCTCATTGCCATAGTCAGTCTCTTATTTATCGATTGGCGTATGGCCCTGGCATTGTTCGCGGCCCTCCCTGTTGCCATCTCACTGATACTCTTGACCTCCGGGCTGCAGCGGAAGCTTGGCAGCAAACATATGCGGGCCAAAATCGATATGGCCAACCGATTACAAGAGTATTTGAACGGAATTCGTCTGATCAAATCCTATAACATGACTGGTGAACGATTCGAAAGATTAGATGGCTCGTTTCGCGAGTTCATGCGTCAGAGCATACGTACGGAAGGAATGCTCGGGCCGATCGTGTTAAGTGCGATCGCGTTCATACGCGCAGGCCTTACGATAATGGTCATCATCGGCGTCTATCTGTTATCCGATGGACATCTGGACTTAATTACATTTGTCTTTTTCCTTGTTATTGGTTCTCGAATCTTCGATCCACTGTCATCCGCACTGATCCGATACGCAGAATTTGCTTATCAGAAGCAGGCAGGGGAGCGAATTGTTCACCTGCTCGAAGAACCCGTTATGCAAGGGGAACGCCAGGAACCTGCTGGGCATGATATCGAATTTCAACAGGTGGCGTTCGGGTATTCGGATCTACAGGTTCTCCGCGATGTGAACATTCGAATGCCGGCGGGTTCATTAACGGCTTTGGTAGGTCCTTCGGGCAGCGGCAAGAGCACCGTCCTGCGTCTTATCGCACGATTCTATGATCCGAATCATGGCAAGGTGACCTTCGGCGGCGAGGATATTCGCGAGGTGGATCCAGAAGCATTGCTGCGCAAGGTGACGATGGTGTTTCAAGACGTCTATCTTTTCCAGGATACGATTGCGAATAATATACGATTCGGACGAAATGACGCTACGCGGGAAGAAGTCGAAGAGGCAGCGAGGCTGGCTTGCTGTCATGAATTCATCATGAAGCTCCCGTTAGGCTACGATACCCCCGTAGGTGAAGGGGGCAGTACGCTGTCCGGCGGGGAGAAACAACGAATTTCCATTGCGCGAGCCATACTGAAAAATGCGCCGATCGTACTCCTTGATGAAGCGACGGCTTCACTTGATCCTGAGAATGAAGCAGAAATCCAGCAAGCGATTAATCAGTTAATTCAAGGTAGAACAGTGATCGTGATCGCACATCGATTGAAAACCATCGTGAACGCTGACAATATCGTCGTATTAGACAAAGGTCAGGTCGTAGAGCAGGGGCGTCATGCTGCATTGGTGCAATCCGGCGGGCTATATGCCAGACTGTGGGGACGGCAGACGAAGTCGAACGGTTGGAAAATTACAGGATAG